Within Felis catus isolate Fca126 chromosome A1, F.catus_Fca126_mat1.0, whole genome shotgun sequence, the genomic segment GCTAATCCAAACCATCAGAATTGTTGGCTCCCACTCTAGCAAAGAAGGATAAACAAAATCTTTCTCAACTGGGAAATGGTTCAGGATTAATTTTCATGGCGTTTCCAGCCCATCAAAGATAAGCTTTCAACACCGGAATGTTTCACTCAAATTTTTCTCACAGGCTTCATTGTTTTGTTAATCAAGCTTATCACAAGGGTAGCATCTTTGTATCTGTATTGCTAATTAGATTCTTTCAAACCATGTTGACATTTTGGTCGTTTtgaaaccatctttttttttttttttttttccttttcatgcaCTAGGTCATGTCTTATTAACCTCTTTGAAGATTTGGCTGTCTTTTTAGGGATATTTGAATCATACTGATTTGTGTGCTTATAAAATATGCAGTGAGGACAGATCGACAGAAGGCTGGAatggagaagaaggaaataaagtgcGTGTTGTTAAGTTTCTATCTATGCCACAAACTATAAAAGGtcacacacataaaataatgaTAGGGGCTATTACACCAGTTGTTTTCTGTTAGTCTCAGCTGATTGATGGTGATCCTATCAGCTAGGAATGCCTGCAACCTTTTCTATCCGTGGCAACCCTCACGGACATTTCCCCCACCTGCACCTACCGCACCTACCCTGGGGCTCCTATCATGTCTGCAAATTACAGCTCAACTACAACCACCAGGGAACAgcgggaaaaaaaaagatttattactcACAAGTCCTGGAGGGTACATGGCACACCTGGGCTCATATACCCAGgtcagcaggagagagaaaggtaaagagagagagagagagccttctTCATTTATGGGGTTGAGGATGCTGCCTTGTGTCTCAAGGCTTCCCTCCTGGAGAATTCTAACGCTAGAATTAAAATATAACCTAGTTCCTGGCATTATTATCTGATCcccatttaaaataaactcttggggcaccggggtggctcagtcggttaagcgtccgacttcagctcaggtcacgatctcgcggcccgtgagttcaagccctgcgtccggctctgggctgatggctcagagcctggagcctgcttctggttctgtgtctccctctctctctgcccctcccctgttcatgctctgtctctctctgtctcaaaaataaataaacgttaaaaaaaaccatttaataaaaaaaaaaaataaactcttgtagTTATATTTTGCTTCAAACAGGTCATCATTTATTTCACCAGCTCCTAGGTGTTTTTGAGGTTGACAGTTTCTGGATCCTTTCTGGAGGGGTCAGTGTCACATTCGTACTGCATCATGACTGCCACTTGGCGGCCAGTTATTGTATGACACATCTCAGAGCATCTGATTGGTTAAAGCTCCATAACACACTTGCACTCTAGTCGCCAGGGGAGGCTGGGGTAAGGAGGGTGGGGAAGGTAGGAAAGAACGCACCCTGACTTCTTTGCTTCTCTAAAGGGAGGCGATTTGACACATTGTCTTGGGAGCACAAAGGTATTGGTGAATCTaactacacaaaataaaatatatacgctctgaaaaaattaacataaagccCAAAGCTAGAACCCAAATGACAAATCAAATCAGTTTTGGGGATACACTGGAACACTTTAAGATGAATCAACTAGTCTTCTGTTTACTTACATCTATgcacaaaagaagagaaaaagagttcTAAGACagttatttttaagcaaaagggAATAACAGTTCATATTTTCTACTTACAAAGCTCCATGTGAATGCAGTTACCCGTGACGACTAGGCAGCATACGAAGTTTTCAGAGATTAAAAAGCTGTGTTGAAAAGGCATTGTTTCTCCCCTGAATCGCAGTGGGAACTTCGTCTATATTAGCTGACAGACTGTTGCAGATCCTTCTTTAGACTATATTCTATAtcattggtttatttgttttgtcacTGCCTGTGTTAACTGCTGTAGCTTTATATGGTAAGTCTGGATATCTGACCATTTTACtcttctaactttgttcttcttcaagaaGAACTTCttcaagttttggcaattttAGGCACCTGAAGTCTGAGATGCCAATATTAATGTGGCCAAATCAACATCCTTTTGTTGATGTTTATGGTatcttttcctagtttttttttactttcaatctatCTTCATCCttatatttaaagtttgtttctttaaaatagcaAATGGTGATTCTTGCTGGGTTTCCTTGGTCCAGTCTCTcaacctttgtcttttctttgttttgtttttgttttttaagtaggcttcatacccagcgtggaccccaatgcggggcttgacctcacgaccttgagatcaagatctgatctgagatcaagggtcagacacttaaccaactgagtcacccagaggcccctctcaacctttgttttttaactgtAATGTTTAGTCCTTGTACATTTAATGTTGAATTTAAGTTTACCATCTTGCtagttgttttctatttgtcctatCTATGTTTCCATATTTCTTGCTTCCTCCTTCTTTCAAATCAATcaagcatttttttattattccattttctcttcttttgcttatCTACTTATGGCTCCTGGTCAGGGCTCTCCATAGGTATTGTGTTtgctccccctttcccccttcttAACAGATGCTGGTGTTTCTCCCCACTCAGCCCAAGTGCTACAGAAGATGCTGGCTGTCAGTTGAGTTGGGTATGACTGGTAGATGCTCAGCTAGTCTTAATCTCCATAGCTGGTTCAGGAACGAGCATGTAAGCCTGTCGTCAATGAGACTAGAGGAGTGGTTTTCTGGAAACTTCCGGAGAAGTTCTTCCTCACTCTTCTGGAAGGGGGATGGGACACCTCCTTCTCTCATTGAACTAGACAGAAATGGAGAAGCATATGGCCCCTGTTATTAGACACCACACCATGGCCCTGAGGGGAACCAGCTTTAAGACGGGGCTGAATTGTGGCCCACAGAGTGCAGAGACCGAAATAACCTGGGTCTTACTTGACATTGTTGCTTTGCTATGTCAGCCAACTTTGAAGTCCTCCTAACTCTGGACTTCCTCCTATGTGAGCAAATACATTTACTTATATGTTTAAGCCACCTCAAGTGGGttttattttacacctgaaagcattctgacagatatgagaaGTACATGTTacttttatatacagaaaaaataaagataaaggtCAGGGATTCTGACCTGGGCTTCCTGAAGCCACAGAAGTAAGTTTCTTTCCCAAATCAATTCCTATTTGACATCAACTCTTCTTATCAATTACTGCATATTGCGTTGAGGTTAGTGAATTTGTACTGCATTCTCTCCCTGACTAGATCCTGAGGTGCAGGGGCCGTGACTTCAGCACCTGGCACAAACTTTGACATTTGTGTTCTACTGTTTCTCGTAAGTCAACAGCAGTTGCTGTATTTGACTTTTCCCCCATGTAGGAGGCTGTGTGAAAGCTGACCACACACAGTACATGGTGCTTTCTTGGGGAGGGCCCCAGTCATCTTATCGACACAGGGAAGGCAACGGTATCTTCTAAGAAGGACCTAGAATGGCACAAAGGGAGTGGTTTATTCTCTGAAGGAGGCAGTAAGGCCAAACTCTGGCCCAAACGAGCTCTTCGCTAAATACCACCAACCTGTTCCTGAAGTGGCTGAGGGACCTCGGAGGCAGGAGATCAATGAGACAGGGGTACATGTGATTGACTTCATTTTTGTTGACAGTCTCCTTGGCAGAGGGGCAAACACCAGCGTCACCACGTACGAGAAGATCCAAGTTTTCATAACAGGCACACATCATGGAAGAGGGTTACCCAGCCTTGTCCTTGTGGAGGAACCCGTGAGCCAGTGTGAATTCTGGATGGCCAGCGCTTTAGTCAATATCCGTGTCCCGAAGGAAATCCTAGAACAAAGGAATAACAAGTTCTTTGGCATTTGTTGGTAAGAGACTACTGTCCCGGGTGTTCAGGGCTCTTTTCTTATccaaaagataagcaaaataagttaacAACTGTATGGCATCAGAAATGCATCTTTCGGAAACACAAATTAATAAAGGATGTGCAGTTATAACTAACAGCTCATTGAAGGACAAAAGCTGAGTTATTCTTGTGTTATTCATGTTTACCTTTATAAAAGAGAGCATGTACCAACAGGCTAGAGAGAAAGGATAAGCTATGTTCTTTCATAACGTTACTTTGTAGACAGGGTGGCAATGTGAAAGGCAAATGTTAGAATGTGGTTTGGAACATGCTGGTTCTACCAGCCACAGCAAGGTTGGCACTCTTGGCTGTACATGAGAATCACCCAGGAAGCTGTTACATGCCCCCGCTTGGCGTCCCGGATGAATAAAACAGATTCTCTGGGAGACCCCGGCCTTAGCATTTTCAACCGCCTCCAGATGAGCATTTCAACCTCTTAGCATTTCAACCGCCCTCCAGATGATTCCATTGTGCATCCCAGAACCAATTGTCCTTAGAGTGGAGCCTCTGCTACTCTCAGATCCTCTGGCTTCTGTTTCTCCTCAGGACACAGAGGGTTCTGTTGTGTCCATAAGGAGGACTAATGTGGGGACACAGCAGGACAGTGTGTGATAAACCCAGTACCAGGCATTTTAGGGCCTTGAACATGCCTCAGTTAaccattcatttaaatttatgtttatttttgagagagcgagtgagtgagtgagcaggggaggggcagagagagagggagacacagagtctgaagcaggctccaggctctaagctgtcagcacagagcctgatgtggggttcgaacccatgaaccttgagatcatgacctgggcagaagtccaatgctcaaccaactaagccatccaggagccccgaCACTTGGCATTTTTAACTTGTCCTCAGGATGTGTGGGACAACAGGAGATGATTTTGAACAAAACCAAACTCGCTGggaggagttttgttttgtttttttttaagtttatttaagaaagaaatggagcacgtgtacacacacacacacacacacacacacacacgtgagtggtggaggggcagagacagaaggagagagagaatcccaagcaggctctgcactgtcagtgcagagtccgacttgggcctcaatcccatgaaatgtaagatcatgatccgagcccaAAAcaaaagttggacccttaagtgagccgcccaggctccccagaggCAGATTCTATGTAAGATCTTCAAGGCAGGGCAGTGAAAATGTCCCTGTGGGTCCCCACCACTGCATCTCCTGAGTCCAACCCAAATCTAACATGGCGTatgagctcaataaatgtgtacTGAAGGATTGAATGACTATTGAGGGGaaatttcttatttcaaatatttaacctTTTGGGTAAGAGACAGTGAACAGAAGACGGACTGAGTACCCATAAGGACTTTACGACACTTTCCATGAATTGATTCTGGTATATGTAATAGGTCCGACTATTCTCAGTGGAtgtgaaaaagaaacataatggaCACATGTAAAATGTTGAGATGCTTTCCAGGCCCATAATGTAATATGAGCAAATATGTCTGAATGGAGAGCAATTTCACTgaatttatgaataaaaaataaaacatggggcAAAGGTATCAAACGGTAGTCTATCCTTTTCACAGGGACAACTCAGAAAGCAATGGGTTTGGGATGGTCTACTGTGAATGTAATAATTATGTATCCAATTGTAATTGCAATtccattaaatataaaatcaccAATAATCAAGTTTCTTGTTTGGAGTCACTGACGAGGCTATGCAGGTGAATTTTATTCCTGTGCACACAGCTAGCATTACATAGCTCTCACTCCAGCAAAAAGCCTTAACTGTCTTAAGAGGAAAATCTGTACAAAAAAGAAGGTTCCTTTAACCAAAGAATATTTATATAGTTCTCTTTAGGTTGTATCCCTTTTATTAAATGATTGTATTTTCTCTCTAAATGTACATCTAAAAGGTTTTAATCATGTTACGGTCCTTTTTTATATCTcggttatcttttattttaaaaccaatatatatatttatagtactcCTTCAGTGAAATTAAAGAGCATTTAATTGACTTTTATTGAAGGGCTGACTTTTCTTTCATGGAGGACTTTTCCTACTGAAAAACTTAtttacaagagaaaaatattctaaatatacttCTAAAAATGACAATCAAATCTTTGTTGATTGActtacatttgatttattttaattatactgtTTGATCTAATGGGGTATCCTAGCAGGACAGAAGGGTTAAACCAAAATCTTAAAGTAATTCCTCAAtaatcttataaaattaaaaaaaaaaaactagcatgCAAACAGAAAAAGTACTTTATTTATAACATCATTTTGTAAACAATCACACTGTGCATTTTTGAATTCAAcaataacaaattttttttctatagatttATAGCAAACCTATGTGAAGTCAATGAGTTAATACAAGAGTGAAGACAAACAGGGtagaataatttttgaaaatgttaaattacaGCACTTGATACAAAGACAGATAACTATCTGTACCATAAAAATTTACATGCCACAAAACAttaatttataactttaaatatgcagtaaaacacatttataaaaaagcatcaatattaattttattataaaccaGTGAACTGCTGAGaggaatatttattaaaacttacTAAAACCAGTAAATTTTGCAACTGAGGTAAAAATTTGTAAGTAAACAAAACTATCATTTATAAGAgccaaaaagtaaaagaaagggcAAACGACACTTCCTGATGACTGCGTCTACTCCTTGATATTCTGAAGCAGCTTCAGCAAATGTGACTCAATAACCTGTTGAACTAGAAGAGATAGGTTATCAAGACCACAGCATGCTGATTACACAATTTTAAACAGAACTATCAAATTCAACTTAAcatcaactttttcttttctttcttttacattttttttttaatttttttttcaacgtttatttatttttgggacagagagagacagagcatgaacgggggaggggcagagagagagggagacacagaatcagaaacaggctccaggctctgagccatcagcccagagcctgacgcggggctcgaactcccggaccgcgagatcgtgacctggctgaagtcggacgcttaaccgactgcgccacccaggcgcccctcttttacattttttaagtgtttacttttgagagagagacagagcgcgagtggggggtggggcagagagagagagggagacacagaatctgaagcaggcgccaggctctgagctgtcagcacagagcccccacgcggggctcgaactcacggaccgcaagatcatggcctgagttgaagttggatgcttaaccgactgagccacccaggtacccccatcaactttttcttaaaatagttaTTCATCACATTCTGATATACTCGTAGTCTGAGGGTGATACGATTGCATGCAATACTTAACACACTTAAAACTTAGTCTGTCATGGACTTAGTAATTGTCTAAGTTACTGGATTCTGTTCTTGCACAAAGTTTGTTctaaagaacagagaaagggcaaccagaaagcattttgtaaataatttgttacaaaatgttaaacaaatctTGTACATAAGTAGGTGTGCACTCTAGCAACTAGTTATTTGGGTTGGTGAAAAGTAACAGtaacaaactcttttttttggtaagaatttgTTGATTTGCCCACAGTTAAAAGTATATGTCAGGAATTAGGATAACATGTCATGTTTTAGGACTACAAGTGATGAAAATGGTTTAGACCACAGTTTGTACTATTTATACAGCTTTACTAACTAAAATACAatctgacaggggcgcctgggtggctcagtcggttgggcgtccgacttcggctcaggtcacgatctcgcggtccgtgagttcgagccccacgtcgggctctgtgctgacggctcagagcctggagcctgtttcagattctgtgtcttcctctctctgaccctcccccgttcatgctctgtctctctctgtctcaaaaataaataaacgttaaaaaaaaaaaaacacaatctaAAATACTTACCACCTCTATAGCCCAAGGCTACAGCTAAATCCATAGAATTATACCCAGAGTCAGTTTCAATTGTGGGGTCAGCTCCATTTTCTgtatcaaaacagaaaaatctgcataaataaaatgaaaatgtagacaTGTTTGTCTATTACTGGCTCATGTGCAAACAGCAGGACAGATTTTCAGCAAAGTGGAGGGTGTCTTCAGGATGGTCTGACAAAGTACGAAGGGCAGAGATTTCACTTCGGTGGGTCAGAGGGAAGACACTTCAAACAAACAGGCATCCTCTCGAAAAGCTGAAACTCATCAACAACTATAGCGAGAACTTCTGCATAAAGACGCCGCGGCTCGAGGAAACAACTGTGGATTCACCCGTGATCCTCCAAAGGAAAGCAACAAAGACAAATGCTCCAAGCACAGGTGTGCGGTGTGCTGGAGCTGCTTCTCACACGGGCAACTCTCTGGTAGCACGTGTTCCAGAAGGATTCACGTGTTTAATAGTAATTAATGATTCTCCCGAGTAATACCAAGGGAGGCCACCATGTAAGAAGTGAAAATAAACCCCTCACATggtattttctaaatcttttcacttttaaaaatggcttaCCTAAGAGCATTTTTACACATTTAACATGATTTCCATGTACAGCATAAAGCAAAGGTGTTCCTCCATTCTGCaaaaggaaaaggtcatttaGTTTTCAAGGTGAGCAAGATTTGACTAATTCCATGTTGCCGTTGAGGACTTTTACTAAGAAATGGACATGTAAAAGCAGTTGAAGGCAATTTTCACATTTTGTGAAGAATACTTAAAGCAGATGTCACAAGTGAGTTTACACCATTAACTTTTTCTTCCAGGTGTTTAAGTTAatgatttttccaaatgtttagtGAAATGTATTACGTCTCTCCAAACTAAGTAAATCCTAGAGCTTGTTACggtattttaaaatcagtagCATAAACTCACCCAATCATATTCATTCACATCAACTCCACAATCAAGCAGCATTTTGACAATATCTGTGTAGCCTTTACTACAGGCCAATGATAGTGCACTTTCTCGACCTTTTCCTAAAAGTTGGGGATCAGCACCCTGGAGTGGTAAGGGGAGAGAAAAGACTTTTCAATTCATGTAAACAAGAATACTGTTGTTTCTGTCACTAAGAATTCAGTTCAATACTTCGGTCAGGTAACGTTCTGGGGTAAATAACGCAAATTTCTACTCATGgatgccttccttcctccctttatcTCGGTCCTAACTGTCCTTCTGCTCTGGAGTCAGATTACATCTCCTCCACGAAGCTGGTCCTAGAGAGCTGACGGTACTTTTGCTCCCACTGTACCTCAAGGGAGTTGGGCATTAAATTCTCTCTTGCTGTTTCACGTACGATTGGTCTTGTCTGCCCAGCTAGATCCAGGTTCCACAAGAACATGAAAAGCATGTAAAATTGTTTTGGATCCTCTACCATTGCATCTAGTTGGCTGAAGATACAAAATCTTTACTACAGACTTAAGTAACTGTACATATACATTTTCTGAGGTATTTTCCTTACATTCTGAAGTAGAAACTCTACCACAGCTATTTGCCCGTGTGCTGCAGCCCACATCAGAGGAGTAAATCCTTCTTCATCCGTGTGATTgataacattttctatttaaaagaaaagcaatttttgtCATCTAATTTAACAACCAACTATTAATATCATTAAGAAAATACTGGCATTCTAAAAAGTTGATACTACTACTCACTGAAGTTCACTTTCTGCCGACTTATTTGCTGAAGTCCTATTAAGTGTTGTTGCAGGGTGCGGTGTGAATGTATTAAAATGTGCTTCGGTATACACAGCTCAGTTCAAACAGCGTGTTTCTACTGCACATGACGTAACGCTAGGTACAGGGCAGTCCACAAAAGACTGGACTCGGGATCAGGAGACCATAGTCTGAATCCTGCCTCTGTCACTTTACAGGACTATGATTCTGGGCATATCATTTAATTCCTCCAATACACGGAATAATACTTTGCTTATCTCAATGAGTAGTTGGGAGAAACACAATAGAAGCGAGATTATATAACAGCCCttacaattatataaatatatattataaaacctCCAAAACcttattaaaattatcttctaCTCTATAGCTAacattgatatttttttcattcttggtgGTTTACTAACATAATTGGGATGAAGACAGAATAATCTGAAACACAGTCCCATGCAATTCTACCTTGAACCCCATTTTGTTTCCTAGATTCACCTTACTAGTTATAAAGTCCACAGGTTTCCCCTAAGTTTATTTAGGAGACTGAGAATGAAaccttcaaatatttatgaacaaaaagaaatataatactgAAGTATGTCTTATAAGAAAATGACATgatgaaaaaaaacccacctctttTATCATGCACCCTGTATTCAATCAGTAATGTTGGGATAACTGGCTAactttatgaaaaaggaaaataaaagtaaagcttGACCTTTACCTCCTTATACCAAAACATTCCATATGCGTCAAAgattgaaatgtgaaaaaaaccaaaccacagaAATTGTAGAATAAGATGTGAgtgaatttatttgtaattttgaagtagaaatcatttcaaagcaggatataaaactcaaaagttgcaaggaaaaaaataaatttaccactacaaaatgttaaaattttgtttgaaaacatcagaatcaaaggaaaatgacaaactagaaaaaaaaaatgcaacataaCCAACAAAGAGTGAATTTCTTTAATTTAGATAAGAGTTCACATAAATCAACACATATCAGGcagttcacacacaaaaaagcttaAATAgaccataattttaaaaactgaaacaaaaccaGTATGAGAGACTATTTTTTCACCCATGAGATTAGCAAAGATTAAAGTCTGATAATATCTTGTGTCAGGGTATGGGGAAACAGAAACTCTAACTCTGGTGTAGGGACAGGACAAATATCTGGCaatatatatgtaagtaaaaattcacatttcttttgACCCAGCAAATATACTTGTAGGAATTTACCTACTTAAAAGGAACATAAGCAAGACTATTATTTAAGAGCAAGAAATTGGAATCACCTCCAAGAggattagttaaaaaataaaaacatgcacctgggtggctcagccggttaagtgtccgactttggctcaggtcatgatctcgaggtccgtgggcGTGAgacctctgtcaggctctgttgctggcaggtcagagcctgcagcctgtttcagattctgtgtctccctctctctctgcccttcccctgctcatgctctgtctccctctatctctcaaaaataaataaacgtttaaaaaaatttaaaaaaaccggggcgcctgggtggctcagtcggttaagcgtccgacttcagctcaggtcacgatctcgcggtctgcgagttcgagccccgcgtcgggctctgggctgatggctcagagcctggagcctgcttccgattctgtgtctccctctctctctgcccctcccccattcatgctgtgtctctctctgtctcaaaaataaataaacgttaaaaaaaaaataaaaaataaaaaaaaaacaaaacatggtacaTATGTATGCAGCAATACAGTGCAAAATCATAGACCTGttaaactattaaaaagaatgaaacagatcTTTATGTGCTTATATGGAAAGATGTccaaaatattaagtgaaaaaaaggaaagtgtaaTACGGTGTGTACAATACTTTCCCTCTTgtgtaaacaacaaaaaagcacatATATCTTCTCATACAGAactccaaaaataaacagaaatgttttctagaaaagtttcctgaaaatataagaaatttataATATTTGCTTTTGGGAACAAGGCTAGGATGGTATGGGAAGCTGTgacttttatactttatatactttttgtttgtctgttttttactACCTATTGGGTTATCTGCCTGGTGAGATTATGCaactattttttttgtctttatactttcctgtattaaaataaaacaacaaaaatgtaataaacCCTACAAAATTTAAGTACGTTTAAAAGAACAGGCTATTACCTTGTTCAATCCGAGTAGCTAGGTAAAGCATCTCTCCCTGAGCAGCCAACTGGTGAACAGATAGAGCTGAAACAATACCATAAAAAGCTTCACAGTTTTCGACTTATAGGGTACACTTTCATCACGTCAGTATTCATATGTGTGcagcaattttcttttctaaaataaaaactctcattttattgtttaaaaaatataactgaaaatatACCTATATCTGAGGATCGGTATGTGTTTAAGGCAATTCTGACAGCTACAAAGCATTATTAGCAATGAACAGGCAAATTGTTATGATCAACTATTAATGCAAATCGCCACTGATCTTATCAATCAAAGAAACAGTttaggtatttaatttttaaaatgctaactcAATATCCAAACTTAGGAGGATGTTGGGTCTAAAACCACACAAAGATACACCTTCTGTCTTTTTATTGACTGAATCCTCTGAAATCCCAAAGACCATTATTTCAAGACTCCACAGGTTTTTTTCTAACCCATTGGAATTAGTAAGCTGAAAACTAACTTTCAGAGTAAATTCTTGAATGCAGACTTCATTGTGGCtaatcagctgtgtgaccttgagtaaataattaaatgtttttgtCTATAACATGAGGGAGGGGAACTGCATAATCTCTAGGTGTTTCTTTTTAGCTCAAAAATAATATGGTTGGACTATTTTAAGacaatatctttatttcttttttttttttaaagtaaatttattaGGATagggaagatttttatttttgggacagagagagacagagcatgaacgggggaggggcagagagagaaggagacacagaatcggaaacaggctccaggctctgagccatcagcccagagcctgacgcggggctcgaactcacggaccgcgagatcgtgacctggctgaagtcagacacttaaccgactgcaccacccaggcgccctgacaatatctttatttcattcatttattcattcatttatttatatttaaaagtttatatatttattttaagagaaagagaagggcagagggggagagagagggagagggagagggagagggagagggagagggagagggagagggagagggagagggagagggagagagagacagacagacagatagagaggatcccaaccaggctcctcaATATCAGCGCAGACccccaggtggggcttgatcccatgagcgagatcatgacctgaagtcaagagtcggaaacttaagtgacccaccca encodes:
- the ANKRA2 gene encoding ankyrin repeat family A protein 2 isoform X1; this encodes MATSTNLDIGAQLIVEECPSTYSLTGTPDIKIEHQLDSNAEEGSAQGVAMGMKFILPNRFDMNVCSRFVKSLNEEDSKNIQDQVNSDLEVASVLFKAECNIHTSPSPGIQVRHVYTPSTTKHFSPIKQSTTLTNKHRGNEVSTTPLLANSLSVHQLAAQGEMLYLATRIEQENVINHTDEEGFTPLMWAAAHGQIAVVEFLLQNGADPQLLGKGRESALSLACSKGYTDIVKMLLDCGVDVNEYDWNGGTPLLYAVHGNHVKCVKMLLENGADPTIETDSGYNSMDLAVALGYRGVQQVIESHLLKLLQNIKE